TTGGATCATCATGACTCCATGCGAGTTGCTAGTCGCTAGCTGCTAGTCGTTAGTTGCTGGCTGCTAGTCGTTAGTTGCTAGCTGCTAGTCGCTAGTTGCTAGCTGCTAGTCGCTAGTTGTTAGTTCCAATGTTGCTCGCGCGCGTAGCGCTCGAGCTCGTCGCGAAAGGCCGGGTGCGCGATACGAATCAGTGCGCGCGCGCGTTCCCGGATGCTCTTGCCGTGCAGGTAGGCGACGCCGTACTCCGTCACCACGTAGTGCACGTCTCCGCGCGAGGTGACCACCCCCGCGCCGGGCTTCAACTGCGTCACAATGCGCGACAGCGTGTCGCTGCGCGCCGTCGACTGCATCGCGATGATCGGCTTGCCGCCCTTCGAGCGCGCCGCGCCGCGCACGAAGTCCACCTGCCCGCCGATCCCACTGTAAAACTGGGTGCCGATCGAGTCGGCGCAGACCTGGCCCGTCAGGTCGATCTCGATGGCGCTGTTGATCGCTACCATGTTGTCGTGCTGCGCGATGATGAACGGATCGTTGACGTAATCGTTGGGGTGCATCTCGATCAGCGCGTTGTCGCGGATGAAGTCGTACAGCACCGCCGAGCCGATCGCCATGCCCGCCACCACCTTGCCGGGGTGAATCGTCTTGCGCTCGCCGGTGATGACGCCGCTTTCGATCAGGCTGATGATGCCGTCGCTGAACAACTCGCTGTGGATGCCGAGATGCTGCTTGCCCTTCAGGTGGAACAGTACCGCATCGGGGATCGCGCCGATGCCGGTCTGGATCGTCGCACCGTCGGGGATCAGGTCGGCGACGTGCGCGCCTATCTTAAGGAAGGTCTCGGTGAACTGCGCCCGCGGCAGGGTGGCCAGCGGGTAGTCGGTCTCGACAATGGCGTCCAGCTTGCTGACGTGGATGAAGGTATCGCCGTAGACGCGCGGCACCTGCGGGTTGACTTCGGCGATGATGCGGGCGGCCGCCAGCGTGGCCGACTTGGTGGCGCCGACTTCCGGCCCCAGCGAGCAGTAGCCGTGCTCGTCCGGCGGCGACACCAGGATCATGGCGACGTCGATCGGCAGGCTGCCGTCGCGGAACAGTCCCGCGATTTCGCCCAGGAAGATCGGCGTGTAGTCGGCGCGGCCCTCGCGCACCGCCTGCCGCGCGTTTTCACCGAGGAAGAGCGCCCGGTGCCGGAACGACTGCGCGTACTGCGGTTCCAGGTACTGGCCGCCGGCCAGCGCCAGCACGTGCATGACCTCGACGTTGCGCAACTCGGCGGCGCGCTCGATCATGGCGCGCTCCAGCACGCGCGGCACGCATGCGCTGCCGCCCAGGTAGACCCGCGAGTCGGAGACGATGCAGCGCGCGGCATCGGTCGTCGTCGTGACCTTGCGCCGGTAAAGCTCTTCGAGGCCGTCGCGCAGCATGTGTGTCCTGGCGAGCGGATCACGCAGCATGGCTGGCTTCCGCGGCATGCGCTTCGCTCGCCGGCTCGGCGACTGGCCGGATCAGCAGCACCGGCATCGGCGAGCCGCGCACGACCCGATCGGCCACCGACCCGATCAGCCAGCGCGCCACGCCGGACCGGCCATGGGTGGACATGGCGATCAGGTCCGCGCCGATGGCGTCGGCATAGTCGAGGATCGCATCGGCCACCGGGCCGCCGGTCACGGCGATGGAGGTCTTCAGTCCCTGCGCCTGCAGCAGCGCCGACATCTCGCGCAAGTATTTCTCGCTCTCGTTCTCGATCTCTTCCGTCAGCGTGGCGGCCACGGCCGGGCTGCTGAACACGTAGTCGTACGTCGGATACAGCGCCACGCGCAGCAGGGCAACCTCCGTCTCCGGCTGCGCCAGCGCTTTGACGTGCAACAGCACGGCCTCGGCCAGCGCCGAGCCGTCGAGCGGAACCAGAATCTTCTTGTACATAGGTGTAACTCCTATCGCGGCGCTGGCGCCGTCAGATGCCGACCGCTTCGGACTCGTCGGCCTGAACGGGCGACGACAGCGGGTGCACCGGCCGGATCAGCAGCACCGGCACCCGCGCGCCGTGCATGACTTTGTTGGCGTCGCTGCCAATCAGCCAGCGCGCGATGCCCGAGCGCCCGTGCGTGGACATGGCGATCAGATCGGCGCCTTCGGCGTCGGCGATCTGCAGGATCGCCTCGGCCACCGTGCCGTCGCAGACCAGCGGGCGCGCTGGCACGCCGGCGGCGATGAGCGACTGCGCCACCGTCTTCAGGTAGTCCAGCGCCTTGCGGCGGTCGGCCTGCTCGTCCTCAGGCGTCAGCGGCAGGTCGCCCGCGTCCAGCATGCCGTAGGTGTTCACCGGCCGTACATGCACGCGCAGCAAGACGACCTCGGCCTTGCCGCACAACGCCAGCGTGGATACGTGCGGCAGAATCGACTCGGCGAGCTGCGAGCCGTCGAGCGGCACGAGGATCTTATGGAACATTACGGGGCTCCCGCCGGCGCGGCCGGGGGGGCGTCCATGTGCGCCAGCGGCCGGATCAGCAGCACCGGGATTTTGGCGCCGTGCACCACCTTGTCGGCTACACTGCCCATCAGCAGGCGCGCAAAGCCGGAGCGGCCGTGCGTCGACATGCAGATCAGGTCGCAGCGCTCGCTATCGGCGAGCTGCAGCAACGTGTCGGCCACCAGCCCTTCGCCGACGAACATGCGGGCGTTGATGCCCTCGGCCTGCAACAGCGCGACCTGCTTCTCCAGGTACGCCTGGATCTCGGACTTGGCGTTGGCTTCCAGCGAACTGATCAACTCCGGGTCGATAATGTTGTAATCGTACGGCAGAACAACCGGCACACGCACCAGCAGCACTTCGGCGTTCATGCACCTGGCGATCGTGCGCACGTGCGCCAGCACGGCTTCCGAAAGTTCAGAGCCGTCCAGTGGAACCAGGATCTTCGAGTACATGGCGACCTCGTCTTTCCTAAGAAGACTCCCACCGGTCGGTGGGAGCGCGGGTGAATCGTCGGCGTCAGCATGCCGGCGGCGCCCCCCACGTGAAGTTGCGACGTTATCGGGGCGTGCGCGTGCTCTGCCTGACTCTACGGGGAGTATGGCAGTCTTCCAAACGAATTACACTTGTCGAAAGTCCCTTGATTTGCGGGACATTCGCACCTTCAAGCGGTTTCGCTTCTGTCGCATAGTAGATTCTGGCAGGGCGGATAAGCGCCGCTGCCGCTCCCGCAATCTGACGAAGGAGGCCGCTTATGGCTAAGCTGCTGGTGCGCAACTGGATGAGCAAGAACGTGATCACGGTATCTCCGAAGACGAGTCTGCCCGAAACGCACGAGCTGATGAAGTCGAAGAAGATCCGCCGCGTGCCCGTGGTCGACCATGAGCGGCTGGTCGGTATTCTGACACTGGGCGACGTGCGCGAGGCCAACGCGTCGGACGCCTCGTCGCTGAGCATCTACGAGCTCAACTATCTGCTCTCGCGGCTGACGGTGGACAAGATTATGACGAAGGATCCACTCACGATCGGCCCCGACGCGGAGTTGTACGAGGCGGCCGACCTGATGCTCAAGCACAAGATCGGCGGCCTGCCGGTGATGGAAGACGGCAAGCTCGTCGGCGTGATCACCGAGTCGGACATCTTCAAGGCGCTGGTGTACGAGGCGAAGATGGCGCAGGCGGGCGACAAGATCATGCAGGAGCAGGCCGAGGGCATCGCGCACGTGTCGGCGGTTTAGCCGGCCCGGGCGCGCGAGATATGCTACAATAAGGCCCAGTGTAAATCCACGTTTGGGGAGCAGTATGTCCAAATCATCGGAGCGCCGCAAGCGCGCGCAGGCCGCCCGCTCGGCCGGCGGCGGCGGCAGCAATAACAATACGCTGATCATTCTGGTGGCGGTGATCGCCATCGTGTTCGTCGGCGGCCTGGTGACCCTGCAGGTCATCGCATCGCAGGCGCCGGCCTCGCCGGTCGCTGTGGCGCAGGGGCGCAAGTGGGGCAACGAAACCGCCTCCGTGAAGGTGGAGATCTTCTCCGACTTCCAGTGACCGTACTGCGCTCAAACTGATGCCGTGTTGCATCAGATGGCTGCGAACTATCAGGACAAGGGCAAGGTACAGATCATCTACCGCCACTTTGCGTTCATCGGCGGCGAGTCGTTTGTGGCGGCCAATGCGTCGGAGTGCGCGGCGGACCAGAACAAGTTCTGGGAGTATGCAGGACTGGTCTTCAAACGACAGTCCGGCGAGAACAAGGGACAGTTTTCGGCGGCCAATATGAAGAAGTGGGCCGCCGACGTGCCCGGCCTGGACACGGCCGCCTTCGGGGCGTGCGTGGACAGCAACCGCAACGACGGCATCGTCCGGCAGGACACGGCCGAAGGCCAGCGGCGCGGCGTCACGTCGACCCCATCGTTCTTCGTCAATGGCAAAAAATATGACATTGGCGGAGCGCAGTTGCCCTCGCTGGTGGATTCGCTCGCGCGCTAACGCCGGGGCATCAACGCCGCCGGCGGTCAGCGGAGCAACACCTCACAGGTCCCCCCGTGGCCTGTGAGGTGTGTTTGTGTCATCACTCTGTCGGGCAGGAGCAACCATCCATGAACCGCAAGATTATGACGATCATCGCACTCTCGGTCGTCGGGCTGGGCATTTCGATCTATTTGTTGATGGTGCACTGGGCGATCATCGGTAAAGCGGTCTGTTTTGGTCTTGGCGAGTGTGAAAAGGTCAATGCGAGCAGCTACGCCGAGTTGTTGGGCATTCCGGTCGCCCTGCTGGGCGGCTTGACCTACATCACGTTCTTTGCGCTGTGCGTCGCCGTCGCGCGCGGGTGGGTCGAGGAATACACGCGGCTCGCGCTGTTCTTCGTCGCCGTGATCGGTTTCGCCTTCTCGCTGTACCTGACCTATATCGAAGTCGCCGTCCTGGAACAGATCTGCCCGTGGTGCGTCTTATCGGCGATCATTATCACGATCATCACAGTCCTGTCATTCGTCGAGTTGCGCGAATGGCAGTCGGGCTAGGCGCGGCGTGCACTCGGCTGTGCTGGAGACGCCGCGCCTGATCATCCGCCCGTTTGTGTCGGGCGATCTGCTGGACGTGCACCGCATCTTGTGCGCGTCGTTCGGCGAGCAGGCGCGGGCGAGCGACCCGGCGGCCGTCGCCGAGCGCAAGTCGTGGTTGGCATGGTCGATGCTGGCGCAGGAGTGGCTGCCGCGCATGCACCAGCCGCCGTACGGCGACCGCGCGGTGGTGCTGAAAGCGAGCGGGGTGGTGGTTGGCGTAACGGGCTACGCGCCGTGCCTGGACTTATACGACCAGATTCCCGAGTTGCGCGACGGGCGCGCCGGGCCCAGTGGTTGCACCACAGCCGAGTTCGGGCTGTTCTGGGCGATTGATCCGGCGCACTGGCGCAACGGCTACGCCAGCGAGGCCGCCCGGGCGCTGGTGGATCACGCCTTCAGGGTGCTGCGGGTGCGGCGTATCATTGCGACGACCGAGCACGCCAATCAGGCGTCGCAGGGCGTCATGCGCAGCCTGGGCATGACCATCGGACGCAATCCGCAGAGCGATCCGCCGTGGTTGCAGGTCGTCGCGGTGCTGGACAACCCGGCGGCCGCGCCCGGTTCGCTGGAGCGGTGACGCCACTCTATAAGGTTACGACCGCCCAACCTGCACCGCTGCATAACCAAGCCGGTACTTCGGTACCATGGGTGAATAAGGCGCCGCACATGCGGCGCTTTCGTATTTGTCTGTCCCCCGTGTTCAACCTCGTAATACTGTTTCAGTTTGAGCATGTCCCCATAGCTGGGGGCAAGTGCGGTTGGCGCCCCCTCATCCCCTGGCCCCTTCTGCCCCGCGCGCGGGGCCGGGGGGGAGGGCGGCGATCGCTATATAGTGCTGACACAACCAACAATCACTTGGGGACATACTCATCACAAAACAGCATAAGACGGGCCTGCATCGTGCGCAGGCCCGTTTCTTAACGCCCGCTCAACGCGCGCCGGACTCGCGCACTTCAGCAACTTGCGTGAGTTGCGGCCGCCGCATGCGCCGCGATGCGCGTCAATGTGTGCACCTGTGCGATTGCGCGCGGCATGGCGGCGGGCGCGCGTGCTTAATGCGCGATGGGTGACCAAAGTACTACGGTTTTAAGGCTCTTTTGTGACCGTAGTCCTATGGTTCGGAGTGGCGAAATGCATACACTGGTAAGTGTTCAAGCTGATGCATTGGATACCAAGGCCACTCCTATGAAACGCACAATTACGTTTACAGCGCTCTTCGTGATCGCGACCGCCGCCCTGGTTCTGGCTGTGGCGCGGCCGGCGAGCCAGCCATTGCGGGTCCACGAGGACCTGTCGATCGCGAGCAACGGCGCTTCAGTGGCCTTCGTGCTGGGGCCGGTCGTCTCGGCCGTAAGCCCGGTGACGCAGACGGCGCAGCCGGCCGTGTGCAACGGCGACGGCGTGAGCGGCAATCGCGTGCAGGTCGTCTACGCGCGGCCGTCGACGGTGGCGGACCGCTACGCCGAATATCTTAATTCCTTCAAGTACTGGGCGCAGGATACCGACCAACTCTTCTCCCGCAGCGCCCTCGAAACCGGCAGTGACCGCCATGTTCGCTTCGTCACCGATCCGTCGTGCTACCCGACGGTCGCCAATGTGGTGCTCTCCGCCACCGGCGCCGACAACTTCAACAACCTGGTAAGCGAACTGCAGGCCCAGGGCTACAACCGCACCGACCGCAAGTACCTCGTCTTCACCGACGCCAACGTGACCTGCGGCATTAGCGACATCCAGTTCGACGACAGCGCGGCGCAGACGAACCTGAACAACCAGGGTCCGCATTACGCTCGCGCCGACGCGCAGTGCTGGTCGACGACCGTCGCCGCGCACGAACTGATGCACACACTCGGCGGCGTGCAGTTGACGGCGCCGCACTCGTCGATCGACTGGCACTGCACCGACCAGAACGACCTGATGTGCCGGCCGACGAACGGGACGCCGGTCACGCAGACCTGCGCGAACGACGGCCAGTTGCACTTCGACTGCAATCATGACGACTACTACAGCACGAATCCGGTTGCCGGCACTTACGTCGCAACGCACTGGAACGTGGCGAACAGCGCGTATCTGATCAGCGCGCCGGGTGGCGCGCCAACCGCGACGCCGACGGCAACTGCTACTCCGCGCAGATCCGCCACGCCGACCGCCACCGCGACGGCCGTGCCGCCGACGGCGACGCCGATTCCGCCGACCGCGACGATGGTGCCGCCGACGGCCACGGCCACCGCGACGCCGATCCCGCCGACGGCGACAGCGACGCCTCTCCCGCCGACGGCCACAGCGACGGCGACGCCGATTCCACCGACCGCGACAGCGACTGCGACGATGGTGCCGCCGACGGCGACGCCGGTTCCGCCGACCGCCACCGCGACGATGGTGCCGCCGACAGCGACGCCGACTGATCTGCCGACCGCGACACCGACTGCGACGATGGTGCCGCCGACGGCGACAGCGACCGCGACGCCGATCCCGCCAACCGCGACGGCGACGATGGTGCCGCCGACCGCGACGCCGACTGATCTGCCGACCGCGACACCGACTGCGACGATGGTGCCACCGACCGCGACACCGACTGATCTGCCGACCGCCACCGCGACGATGGTGCCGCCGACGGCCACAGCTACGGCGACGGCAATCCCGCCGACCGCCACCGCGACGGCAATCCCGCCGACGGCCACAGCTACGGCGACGGCAATCCCGCCGACGGCGACTGCGACGATGGTACCCCCGACGGCGACGGCAATCCCNNNNNNNNNNNNNNNNNNNNNNNNNNNNNNNNNNNNNNNNNNNNNNNNNNNNNNNNNGACGGCCACAGCTACGGCGACGGCAATCCCGCCGACCGCCACCGCGACGGCGACTGCAACGATGGTGCCGCCGACGGCCACAGCTACGGCGACGGCAATCCCGCCGACCGCCACCGCGACGGCG
This Chloroflexota bacterium DNA region includes the following protein-coding sequences:
- a CDS encoding universal stress protein is translated as MYSKILVPLDGSELSEAVLAHVRTIARCMNAEVLLVRVPVVLPYDYNIIDPELISSLEANAKSEIQAYLEKQVALLQAEGINARMFVGEGLVADTLLQLADSERCDLICMSTHGRSGFARLLMGSVADKVVHGAKIPVLLIRPLAHMDAPPAAPAGAP
- a CDS encoding universal stress protein — encoded protein: MYKKILVPLDGSALAEAVLLHVKALAQPETEVALLRVALYPTYDYVFSSPAVAATLTEEIENESEKYLREMSALLQAQGLKTSIAVTGGPVADAILDYADAIGADLIAMSTHGRSGVARWLIGSVADRVVRGSPMPVLLIRPVAEPASEAHAAEASHAA
- a CDS encoding CBS domain-containing protein, yielding MAKLLVRNWMSKNVITVSPKTSLPETHELMKSKKIRRVPVVDHERLVGILTLGDVREANASDASSLSIYELNYLLSRLTVDKIMTKDPLTIGPDAELYEAADLMLKHKIGGLPVMEDGKLVGVITESDIFKALVYEAKMAQAGDKIMQEQAEGIAHVSAV
- a CDS encoding GNAT family N-acetyltransferase — translated: MHSAVLETPRLIIRPFVSGDLLDVHRILCASFGEQARASDPAAVAERKSWLAWSMLAQEWLPRMHQPPYGDRAVVLKASGVVVGVTGYAPCLDLYDQIPELRDGRAGPSGCTTAEFGLFWAIDPAHWRNGYASEAARALVDHAFRVLRVRRIIATTEHANQASQGVMRSLGMTIGRNPQSDPPWLQVVAVLDNPAAAPGSLER
- a CDS encoding thioredoxin domain-containing protein, producing the protein MAANYQDKGKVQIIYRHFAFIGGESFVAANASECAADQNKFWEYAGLVFKRQSGENKGQFSAANMKKWAADVPGLDTAAFGACVDSNRNDGIVRQDTAEGQRRGVTSTPSFFVNGKKYDIGGAQLPSLVDSLAR
- a CDS encoding universal stress protein, which encodes MFHKILVPLDGSQLAESILPHVSTLALCGKAEVVLLRVHVRPVNTYGMLDAGDLPLTPEDEQADRRKALDYLKTVAQSLIAAGVPARPLVCDGTVAEAILQIADAEGADLIAMSTHGRSGIARWLIGSDANKVMHGARVPVLLIRPVHPLSSPVQADESEAVGI
- a CDS encoding acetyl-CoA hydrolase/transferase family protein; translation: MLRDGLEELYRRKVTTTTDAARCIVSDSRVYLGGSACVPRVLERAMIERAAELRNVEVMHVLALAGGQYLEPQYAQSFRHRALFLGENARQAVREGRADYTPIFLGEIAGLFRDGSLPIDVAMILVSPPDEHGYCSLGPEVGATKSATLAAARIIAEVNPQVPRVYGDTFIHVSKLDAIVETDYPLATLPRAQFTETFLKIGAHVADLIPDGATIQTGIGAIPDAVLFHLKGKQHLGIHSELFSDGIISLIESGVITGERKTIHPGKVVAGMAIGSAVLYDFIRDNALIEMHPNDYVNDPFIIAQHDNMVAINSAIEIDLTGQVCADSIGTQFYSGIGGQVDFVRGAARSKGGKPIIAMQSTARSDTLSRIVTQLKPGAGVVTSRGDVHYVVTEYGVAYLHGKSIRERARALIRIAHPAFRDELERYAREQHWN
- a CDS encoding vitamin K epoxide reductase family protein, which encodes MNRKIMTIIALSVVGLGISIYLLMVHWAIIGKAVCFGLGECEKVNASSYAELLGIPVALLGGLTYITFFALCVAVARGWVEEYTRLALFFVAVIGFAFSLYLTYIEVAVLEQICPWCVLSAIIITIITVLSFVELREWQSG